tgttcATCGAAGCCTTTGTGCGCGGCATTCCCTCGACCTTTCGCTCCGCGAGCGACCAGtcccgagagagagagaaactgacaTCGATCGAGGATCGTCGTGAAGTGCCGTCACGAGCGCGTGCATGCCTGCGAGAGACGCTGCTGTAGATTCTCTTCGACTGTTCggcgtttcgtcttcttcgttttcttccacaaggtgttcgcctctttcctcttcgtctgccgcgTCGGCACCGTCGACCTCCTCCGCcagctcttctcgctgttgtCTCTGCGCGTCCTCCAGCAGGGAGCCCGAAGCCGCCGCCTCTgggcgcgaggagacacctgtctccgctctcgagGCGTACGCGGTCGCGAGTTGCTCCACAGTCGCGTCGTGCGCGGTGAGCTCCATGTAAAACTCTGCCGGATTCACGTAGggtggaagaggaaagccTGGGAAGGCAGACGAACGCGAAAGACGTCGTGTGGAGACGAGggcagacgacgagaagagcACCTGCGTCACCACTCGGTCGGGGATTGTCTGTCCGCGAAGGCACTGCGAGCTCGCGCGAGACAGATAGCCTTGAACGACGACTCTTACCTAGGGCAGAGAAGTATGCTTCCATCTGGGACCGTGGGCCGTTGTACAGACACCGGCCTTGTGCGAGGAGAATAACCTCGTCGAAAAGCTCAAAGACTTCCACACGCGGCTGGTGGATAACGATGAGGAAGGTGACGCGACAGGCCTTCGCCACTTCCCTGATGCCAAGCATCAGCGCCTCTGCGTCCGTCGAGCTCAGGCCTGAATTAGACAAAAAACAAGTTGAAACTGGGGACAGCCGCATGTCGACGACTCTCTAGCGAGTCGAGACGTCTCCGAAAACGCGCCGGAAGAATCCTTGAAGAAGACGCATCCCGCCTAATTCGCACTCAGTTCTCGACGGAAGGCTTCGCTGGGACTTCCCGAGTACGCCTTCTCCACCGCTCTGTTGGTTGCTGTGTGAGCGTACTTCCTCCACGCATTCTTTCGAAAACGCGCATGCGCAGTTCTTCTGTCGGACTCTCAGACACCTCCTGTTGACCGTGCTTCTTTGCTGAGCAGTTCTTCAccgtctcgtttctcgccgGAGACTCCGGCTTCCTCTGGGAACGCAGCTCACCTGAAGTCGGTTCGTCGCAAAAGGCGAGACTCGCGTTGGTGACCAATGCGCGGCCGAtgacgagacgacgcttctGGCCTCCGGAGATGCCCCGAACGACGGTGTTTCCAACGCGCTGAACGACCGGGAACGTAGGGAGAACGCTGCAGTGTGGATACTCCCCGGGACTCGAACGGTgcgaaacacagaggagaaaccGTGTGGAGTTTGTGGTGCAGAAACCGGAAGACCGCAAACAACTGAAaaaagacgacgagaagacaCCTGGAatgaagaaagtggaaacgtcacgaaaacaggagaaaccCCCCGAACTTGCGCAACATCTCCGCGCCACTCCATGGCAAATCCAAACACTTAGCCTACCCCCGTCTTTTCGAGATCTCACTTTTACCTTCCGATCTTCCTCTGTCCACACTCACTCATCTCGCTCCATCTatgtgaatatatatatatatatatatgtacatacatacaaatcgctctccctttcactattatatatatatatatatacatttagagagagaaggaagcattGACGCAGATAGAGAGTCTCTAGAGAAAGAAAATCGCTGAAACGCCAGGGTAGAGAAAGTGAAAATGGCGCCTCTGTGGACGAGAACGACTTCGGGAGAAGCACAAGCAAGACGCGCGCGCATGGATATAAGTTCAAGGATGTGCATCCGAGCAGAGCGCGTCGAGAGCCACGGAGTTGAAAGCATTCCTTTTTGTCTTTGTccagttccttttctctttctctctcccttttcttgcTCGCACCAACTCGAGCGAGGCGCACCACGAAAAACCTGCGTCACATCGACAGCCACTGGCGCATCTTCTCGAGGACTCaggacgaacgagacctcgaagaaagtggaaaccTTACTTGAGTAGCAACGCGCTCAAgaccgagaaaagaaagagttGCGTCCACCAGCCTCTTCTGATCCTCCTTCGAACGACCCGACTTCAGAGCCGCAGCGAAAGCCAGCACTTCCCGAacctcttcgtttccattGAAAATGTTTTCCTACAGAAACAGCAAACTCATACGAAAACGTATGCCTCCATACCTCTCTACACAAATGTATACTTGTCATTCTACTCTCACATACagagatatacatatatatatatatatttatatgtatgtatacgtatatatttgtatgtatgtatgtacgtatgtatgtatacgcTTTGGGACATAAAGAAGTACACAcgcatgtacatacatatatacaatatatatatatatatatatatatatgtcgaAGGCCGTACCCTAAAGTCTTTGGAAGGTGAACACGTAGGGAGACATGCGTATTTGCCTGTTCCATCTTTCTAAAAGGATCGACAGCCTGTGCATGCGGCCGCAGTCGTCGCTTTTCGCACCTGAGGAGCGTAGATGGAGAGAGCTTTGAAGCGTTTatcctctcgtttcttgccGTCGACAAAGATCTCGCCGGTGTAGGCCTTGGGGACTTTTTTACTCGCCAAGACGTCAAGAAGCGTCGTCTTTCCACTTCCAGAGGGTCCGAGAATTCCGACGACGCTTCCTGGAGGAAAGTCGCCTGCGAAAAGACGCAAGTCGGGGCGTTAAGCtgaagaaaccgagaaacTCAGAGACGAGGGCAGCGGCGAAGAGTTGCCCTCCACTCGCACGAGGCACCTGGGATCTCTAGGGCAAAAAACCAAGACATCAACGTTCTgtcgcagagaaagaaacgcgcggCCAACCACACCCGACAGACGGAGCAGAGCCTGCAGAACGGAGCACGGAGAGCAAGCGCAAAAGAGGAAGGGGACaggaacgacagagagagaagacaaaatGCAGGTGGAACGAGAGAAGTTGCAGAGGCAccaacgcagaggaagaccaaggaggcgaaggcgaagtgGAGGCAGAAAACGTCGAGGAGTCAGAGCGTTGGAAGAACAAAGAAGCGAGCGCCGGAGAACcgcgcggagagagaagacaaaacTGGCATGCGcgcaggagacgagacggaagaaagacaagaaagggagaagcgtGAAGCCACACGTTGAACCGCATGTAGCAAGCAGAGAAACTCTTGTGTTGGGcaggggaaagaggaaaactgGATCCCTTTGAAGGCATTCTTGTGGACCTCTCAAGACAGAGGCATTCCTCTGAAGTTCTCCTTTGGACGGCCAGGCTTCCAGACGCTTccctcctcctttcttctcaccCGAGATCGGCCACAgaatcgttttcttctgtttttttccgtcGGGGCCGGCGAAGCGGACGCTGCATTGGACGTCtctgaaggagaaagacacgcCTCGACTTCGTCCCCACCGCTCTGCATCGGTCTGGCGATCTCTCTTGAGCAGGTTGCCCTTTTTGTGGGGACTGCACGCCTTCGACTCACTCGACCTGGGC
This window of the Toxoplasma gondii ME49 chromosome VI, whole genome shotgun sequence genome carries:
- the ABCG87 gene encoding ATP-binding cassette G family transporter ABCG87 (encoded by transcript TGME49_244270~Product name based on PMID:20487267.~Predicted trans-membrane domain (TMHMM2.0):530-553:561-584:603-626:638-661:665-688:694-717:739-762), which gives rise to MDAPDMRRGARWSSDSVASPSGGGSSEAGKKEDGEAGDPSSASLAERRDGRAFSGAETCGRRGDALLSRFRGWLWRQPAREEISKRPGGQREERELGRLLPACETPRSSESKACSPHKKGNLLKRDRQTDAERWGRSRGVSFSFRDVQCSVRFAGPDGKKQKKTILWPISGDFPPGSVVGILGPSGSGKTTLLDVLASKKVPKAYTGEIFVDGKKREDKRFKALSIYAPQENIFNGNEEVREVLAFAAALKSGRSKEDQKRLVDATLSFLGLERVATQRVGNTVVRGISGGQKRRLVIGRALVTNASLAFCDEPTSGLSSTDAEALMLGIREVAKACRVTFLIVIHQPRVEVFELFDEVILLAQGRCLYNGPRSQMEAYFSALGFPLPPYVNPAEFYMELTAHDATVEQLATAYASRAETGVSSRPEAAASGSLLEDAQRQQREELAEEVDGADAADEEERGEHLVEENEEDETPNSRRESTAASLAGMHALVTALHDDPRSMHPLPGFFGRFMILTRRNVTLAWRDRNVVFMVACNALLVAMLASVLFFNVYQEKAIMYHLSVFFLVSLSLASIPAVNMAMYLEKKVSYLYEASDGFYTAGPYLLSEMTTGFLMLLGATLLVFVVVFPCCAFPFSKFGMVFLLFILFLLVVDAVMQLAAAMCATFIMASTFAGGWLALTSVVNGYNANPKSMPAWLTWLVYLSPFYYLMDGVAIVLCWENQDLFGTPEKAAKYGYTSCEELLKAYGFAGTLGGSSLTPPQWLWSVDVPVLCLMTVGMKTFACFYQAYCVRLRR